One Deltaproteobacteria bacterium genomic window, ATGGCGTCAGGCGGATAAATACGGTGTCCCGCGGATCGCATTCATCAACAAGATGGATAAAGTCGGCGCCGATTTTTATATGTGCCTGCGCTCCATCAAGGAACGTCTGCACACCGAACCGATCGCGTTTCAACTGCCGATCGGCGCCGAATCGGAATTTTCCGGCATCATCGACCTCATTCGCCTGAAGGCCTACATGTACGATGAAGAATCCAAAGGCGCGAACGTGGTCGAAATCCCCATTCCCGCCGATATGCAGACGTTGGTGGACGAGCATCGTCATAAGCTGATCGAGGCCGCTGTCGAATGCGACGACGCCGCGCTGCATAAATATCTGGAAGGCCAAGCGATCACCGCAGAAGAGCTCGTCGCGGCCGCGCGCAAAGGGGTGCTGGCGATGCGCTTTACCCCGGTGTATTGCGGGTCGGCGTTCAAGAATAAGGGCATTCAGCAACTGCTGGACGCCGTCGTGGATTTACTCCCCAGCCCGTTGGATCTCCCGCCGATCGAAGGATTGGTCCCCGGCGAGGCGGAAAAGAAATTGCAACGCGCGCCGTTGCGCAGCGAACCGTTCTCCGCGTTGGCCTTTAAGATCATGAGTGATCCGTTTGCCGGCCAGCTCACGTATTTTCGCGTCTATTCCGGCACCATCGATGCCGGCAGTTACGTCTACAACGCCGTGAAGGGCCGCAAAGAGCGGATCAGCCGCTTGCTGCAGATGCACGCCAATAAGCGTGAAGAAGTCAAGTCGGCCAGCGCCGGCGATATCGTCGCGACGGTCGGATTGAAATACACCACCACCGGCGATACCCTCTGCGATGAAGAAGCGCCAGTTATCCTGGAATCGATGGAATTCCCGGACCCCGTGATCTCGGTCGCGATTGAACCGAAAACGAAAGGCGATCAGGAAAAATTGATTGCCGGTTTACAGCGCTTGGCCCTCGAAGACCCGTCGTTCCGGATGCACGTCGACTCAGAGACCGGCCAGACGATCATCTCCGGCATGGGCGAGTTGCACTTGGAAATCATTGTCGACCGACTGACGCGCGAATTTAAGGTCGAGGCCAACGTCGGCCGTCCCGAAGTGGCCTATCGCGAAACGGTGCAGGGCACGGCGGAGGCGGAAGGTAAGTATATCCGCCAGACCGGTGGTCGCGGCCAATATGGGCACGTCTGGGTCCGAGTCGAACCGCAAGAACGCGGCAAGGGATTCGAATTTCTCGACGAAATCGTCGGCGGCGTCGTTCCCCGCGAATACATTCCGGCCGTGCGCAAAGGCATCGAAGAGGCGCTCACGGGTGGGGTGTTGGCAGGCTATCCGTTGGTCGACTGCAAAGTGGCGTTGTTCGATGGCTCCTATCACGACGTCGATTCCTCAGAAATGGCCTTCAAAATCGCGGGTTCGATGGGCTTTAAAGAGGGGTGCCGTAAGGCGGGTCTCGTATTGCTCGAGCCGATCATGAACGTCGAAGTCGTAAGTCCGGAAGAATTTATCGGGAGTGTCACGGGAGACTTGAATTCTCGCCGCGGACGGATTATGCGCACCGAAGTTCGGACCGGTTCACAAGTCGTGAATGCGTTAGTCCCGCTTGCCAATATGTTCGGGTACGCGACCGATTTGCGTTCCTCCACACAAGGCCGCGCGACCTACAGCATGCAGTTCGCGCATTACGAGCCGGTACCGCGGAATATCGCGGAGGCCGTCGTGGCGAAGACACAGGGGAAGGCGAAGGGATAGTTTCTAAAGTCCGAGGTCCGGGGCACAGGACAGAGGACACAGGACCATCCGATAACGGACAGGAGACCATATATGTCGAAAGAAAAGTTTCAGCGGACGAAGCCGCACGTGAATGTGGGGACGATCGGGCATATTGATCACGGCAAGACGACCTTAACGGCGGCGTTGACGGCGGTGTTGGCGAAGAAGGGGCTGGCGCAGTCGGTGGCGTTCGATCAGATCGACAAGGCGCCGGAAGAGCGGGAGCGGGGGATCACGATCGCGACGGCGCACGTGGAGTACGAATCGCCGGTGCGGCATTATGCGCACGTGGATTGTCCGGGGCATGCCGACTACGTGAAGAACATGATCACCGGGGCGGCGCAGATGGACGGGGCGATCTTGGTGGTGAGCGCGGCGGACGGTCCGATGCCGCAGACGCGGGAGCACATCTTGTTGGCGCGGCAAGTGGGCGTGCCGTACATCGTGGTGTGTTTGAACAAATGCGACATGGTGGACGATCCGGAATTGTTGGACTTGGTGGAATTAGAAGTGCGGGAGTTGCTGACGAAGTATGGGTTTCCGGGGGAGAAGACGCCGATGGTGCGGTGTTCGGCGTTGAAGGCGTTGGAGGGGGACGCGACCTGGGAAGAGGGGTTGTTGAAGTTAGTGGCGGCGGTGGACGAATGGATTCCGACGCCGGAGCGGCCGCGGGAGAAACCGTTCATGATGGCGGTGGAAGACGTGTTCAGCATCAGCGGGCGCGGGACGGTGGTGACGGGCCGGGTAGAGCGGGGCGTCGTCAAAGTGAGTGAGGAAGTGGAGATTGTGGGGATTCGCCCGACGCAGAAGACGGTGATTACGGGCGTGGAGATGTTCCGGAAGTTGTTGGATCAAGGAGAGGCCGGGGACAACGTGGGCTTGTTGTTGCGCGGAACGAAGCGGGAAGAGGTGGAGCGCGGGCAGGTCGTGTGTAAGCCCGGGAGCATCACGCCGCACACGAAGTTCAAGGCGGAAGTGTACATTTTGACGAAAGAAGAAGGGGGCCGGCACACGCCGTTTTTCAAGGGGTATCGGCCGCAGTTTTATTTTCGGACGACGGACGTGACGGGGATCGTGGAGTTGCCGGAAGGGGTGGAGATGGTGATGCCGGGGGACAATGCGAACCTGGTGGTGGACCTGATCACGCCGATCGCGATGGAGAAGGAATTGCGGTTTGCGATCCGCGAAGGCGGCCGGACCGTGGGTGCGGGCGTCGTCACGGAAATTTTGGTGTAAGGGGCACTCCCCCTCACCCCGGCCGCCGAACCACGGCGGCCTGCCCTCTCCCCAACGGGAGAGGGAGAGTATGGAAAGGGT contains:
- the fusA gene encoding elongation factor G; this encodes MTTQAAQTAVAARADLDQKEQQRLHAIRNIGIMAHIDAGKTTVTERILFYTGRSHKIGEVHYGTATMDWMEQEQERGITITSAATYCTWNDSNINIIDTPGHVDFTIEVERSLRVLDGAIGVFDGGNGVEPQSETVWRQADKYGVPRIAFINKMDKVGADFYMCLRSIKERLHTEPIAFQLPIGAESEFSGIIDLIRLKAYMYDEESKGANVVEIPIPADMQTLVDEHRHKLIEAAVECDDAALHKYLEGQAITAEELVAAARKGVLAMRFTPVYCGSAFKNKGIQQLLDAVVDLLPSPLDLPPIEGLVPGEAEKKLQRAPLRSEPFSALAFKIMSDPFAGQLTYFRVYSGTIDAGSYVYNAVKGRKERISRLLQMHANKREEVKSASAGDIVATVGLKYTTTGDTLCDEEAPVILESMEFPDPVISVAIEPKTKGDQEKLIAGLQRLALEDPSFRMHVDSETGQTIISGMGELHLEIIVDRLTREFKVEANVGRPEVAYRETVQGTAEAEGKYIRQTGGRGQYGHVWVRVEPQERGKGFEFLDEIVGGVVPREYIPAVRKGIEEALTGGVLAGYPLVDCKVALFDGSYHDVDSSEMAFKIAGSMGFKEGCRKAGLVLLEPIMNVEVVSPEEFIGSVTGDLNSRRGRIMRTEVRTGSQVVNALVPLANMFGYATDLRSSTQGRATYSMQFAHYEPVPRNIAEAVVAKTQGKAKG
- the tuf gene encoding elongation factor Tu; the protein is MSKEKFQRTKPHVNVGTIGHIDHGKTTLTAALTAVLAKKGLAQSVAFDQIDKAPEERERGITIATAHVEYESPVRHYAHVDCPGHADYVKNMITGAAQMDGAILVVSAADGPMPQTREHILLARQVGVPYIVVCLNKCDMVDDPELLDLVELEVRELLTKYGFPGEKTPMVRCSALKALEGDATWEEGLLKLVAAVDEWIPTPERPREKPFMMAVEDVFSISGRGTVVTGRVERGVVKVSEEVEIVGIRPTQKTVITGVEMFRKLLDQGEAGDNVGLLLRGTKREEVERGQVVCKPGSITPHTKFKAEVYILTKEEGGRHTPFFKGYRPQFYFRTTDVTGIVELPEGVEMVMPGDNANLVVDLITPIAMEKELRFAIREGGRTVGAGVVTEILV